A single genomic interval of Lathyrus oleraceus cultivar Zhongwan6 chromosome 7, CAAS_Psat_ZW6_1.0, whole genome shotgun sequence harbors:
- the LOC127107791 gene encoding uncharacterized protein LOC127107791 — MCVDYRDLNRASPKDDFPLPHIDMLVDNTAKFDIFSFMDGFSRYNQIKMAPEDMEKTTFITPWGTFCYQVMPFGLKNAGATYQRAMTTLFHDMMHKEIEVYVDDMIAKSRSEEGHLVDLLKLFQRLRKFRLRLNPNKCTFGVRSGKLLGFIVGQKGIEVDPDKVKAIQEMPAPKTERQVRGFLGRLNYISRFISHMTATCEPIFKLLRKSQNCVWTEDCQKAFDNIKEYLMEPPILLPPVAGRPLVMYLTVLENSMGCILGQQDETGKKEHAIYYLSKKFTDCESRYSLLEKTCCALAWAAKRLRQYMLSHTTWLISKMDPIKYIFEKPALTGKIARWQMLLSEYDIEYHTQKAIKSSVLAEYLAHQPVEDHDDNEDEFPDEDVMFLKSRDCKEPLPEEGPEPDSQWGLVFDGASNVYGHGVGAVIITPEGSHIPFTARICFECTNNIAEYEACIMGLEEAIDLRIKNLTVYGDSALVINQIKGEWETRHPGLIPYKDYARRLLTFFTKVELHHIPRDENQMADALATLSSMYQVGFPNEVPRIVIKRLDRPAHVFTAEASFDDKPWYHDIKHFLQTQEYPLGATEKDKKTLRRLSGSFFLNQNVLYKRNYDMVLLRCVDKKEAEMLMKEVHEGSFGTHANGHSMSRKMLRAGYYWLTMESDCCKFVKKCHKCQIYADKVHVPPTFLNVISAPWPFSMWGIDMIGMIEPKASNGHRFILVAIDYFTKWVEAASYAKVTKQVVVRFIKNNLICRYGIPNKIITDNGSNLNNKMMDELCESFRIEHHNSSPYRPKMNGAVEAANKNIKKIIQKMVVTYKDWHEMLPFALHGYRTSVRTSTGATPFSLVYGMEAVLPIEVEIPSMRILMETQLSEAEWCQSRYDQLNLIEEKRMTALCHGQLYQKRMKQAFDRKVKPREFKEGDLVLKKMILFHNDSRGKWTPNYEGPYVVKKAFSGGALILTNMDGEELPRPVNTDAVKK, encoded by the coding sequence atgtgtgtcgactatcgtgacttaaatagagcaagcccaaaggatgatttccccctgcctcacattgacatgttggtagacaatacagcaaagtttgacatattctccttcatggacggattctccaggtataaccagatcaaaatggctcccgaagacatggaaaaaactacattcataacaccatggggaacattttgttatcaagtgatgccgtttgggttgaagaacgcaggtgctacttaccagcgagccatgacaacgctctttcacgacatgatgcacaaagagattgaggtttatgtggatgacatgatcgcgaagtctcgttcagaagaaggtcacttagtagatctattgaagctgtttcaacgattgaggaagttccgtcttcgcctcaatccgaacaaatgcacatttggcgtcaggtcaggtaaactcttgggcttcattgtcggccaaaaaggcattgaagttgatccagataaagtaaaagctatccaagagatgcccgcaccaaaaacagaaaggcaagtgagaggttttctaggacgattgaattacatatcccggtttatttctcacatgactgccacttgtgaacctatcttcaaattgctgagaaagagtcagaattgtgtttggacagaggattgtcagaaagcatttgacaatatcaaagagtacctcatggagcctcctatcttgttaccacctgttgctggaagaccgttggttatgtatttgacagtgcttgagaattctatgggctgtattctgggtcaacaagacgaaactggaaagaaagagcatgccatttactacttaagcaagaaatttactgactgtgaatcacgatactccttactcgagaagacatgttgtgcattggcttgggctgctaagagattgaggcagtatatgttaagtcacaccacttggttgatatccaaaatggatccaatcaagtacatttttgagaagcctgcactcactggtaagattgcaagatggcagatgctgttatcagaatacgacattgagtatcatacccagaaagctatcaagagcagtgtgttggctgagtaccttgctcaccaacccgttgaagatcacgatgataatgaggatgagtttcctgatgaagatgtcatgttcctaaaatccagagattgtaaagagccacttcctgaagaaggacctgaaccagattctcaatggggtttagtatttgatggagcttccaacgtttatggacatggagtaggtgcagtcattatcactccagaaggttctcatattcctttcacggcaagaatttgctttgaatgtacaaacaacattgctgaatatgaagcctgtatcatgggtcttgaagaagccattgacctccgcatcaaaaatcttactgtttatggtgactcagcgttagttatcaatcagatcaaaggagaatgggaaacacgccaccctggcttgatcccatacaaagactatgcaagaagattgttgactttcttcaccaaggttgagttgcatcacattcctcgggatgagaatcagatggcggatgctctagctacgttgtcttcaatgtatcaagtgggttttccaaacgaagtacccagaattgtgatcaagcgacttgatagaccagcacatgtgtttacagctgaggccagttttgatgataaaccatggtaccacgatatcaagcatttccttcagactcaggagtatcctcttggagcaacagaaaaagataaaaagactttgagaagattgtcaggcagtttcttccttaatcagaatgtgctctataagaggaattatgacatggtcttactcagatgtgttgacaaaaaggaagcagaaatgttgatgaaagaagttcacgaagggtcctttggtactcatgcaaacggccactctatgtcaagaaagatgttgagagctggttactactggttgaccatggaatcagattgctgcaaatttgtaaagaagtgtcacaaatgtcagatctacgctgataaggttcatgtaccaccaacctttttgaatgtgatttctgctccttggccattctcaatgtggggcattgacatgatcggtatgattgaacccaaagcttccaacggacaccgtttcattctcgtggcaattgattacttcaccaaatgggtggaagcagcttcgtatgcaaaggtgacaaagcaagtggtggtcagattcatcaaaaataatctcatttgccgatatggcattccaaacaagatcatcactgacaatggctccaatctgaacaacaaaatgatggatgaattatgtgaaagtttcaggatcgagcatcacaactcttctccttaccgtcccaagatgaatggggcagttgaagctgcaaataagaatatcaagaagatcattcaaaagatggttgttacctacaaagattggcatgaaatgctgccttttgcactacacggatatagaacatcagtccgtacttcaactggggcaaccccattttcacttgtatacggtatggaagctgtgttaccgatagaggttgaaattccatcaatgaggatactaatggaaactcagttgtcagaggctgaatggtgccaaagcagatacgatcagttgaatttgattgaagaaaaaagaatgactgccttgtgccatggacagttatatcaaaagagaatgaagcaggcatttgataggaaggttaagccgagagaattcaaagagggtgaccttgtgctcaagaagatgatactatttcacaatgattctaggggcaagtggactcctaactatgaaggaccctatgttgtcaagaaagccttctcaggcggtgctttaattcttacaaacatggatggtgaagagcttccacgtcccgtgaatacagatgcagtcaagaaa